GAAAACTTTAGGTTTTGTGCACTTATGGTCAGATCGAAATGGCtgtatatttctttttggtgtaAATGGCTGTATATTTTCTACATTCTATTTAACGAATACTTAGTATAGACGTATAGACGATTGTACTGTTTCTTTCTTGCTGTCCACTGGATTTTTTTACTCTCGCGCGCATATCATAGTATTATCAGAAATCATTTACAATAAATTTAGAAAAGGGCACACTGACGCAAATACACTTTtctttacgagtgatttacaatgTTTATGAATCTTGGAATAGTTATATACCACTCTTTGGTTCCAATTATAGTTTCCCCTTTTACCAATTTAGATTTGACCATCTACAACGAGGTGTTGAAactgagttttaatttttgaaagcATTTCAATGAGGGTGTTGAAATATTGTGTTTATTTACGTGGAGTCAACAAATGTTGTAAAATTTCAActgttgaaaaaaaatatttgtagttCTGCGCtgtcacatgtcattttatgattgggcaaaaaaaaaatccattgaCGCTGCagatttcttttgatttttatttttactcaaCAATTCGAAagcatttattatataataaatattttcttaaagtattaaaattatatccgaatttaagatttttttatctataaatagagaTTACTCTCATTTCATTTGGATATAGAAAAAACGTCATTTTTCATTAATCATCAactgttttaatgttttaaccTTGTTAAATGGATTTCAATAATAatctttatatgttattttggttttcaaagttattaatatatattttttatgttgtaaaaaataaatatataaattaaaaataattagatagGGTGTTGAATTTTAACAAACCATTGTAGTGGGTTAAAATGAAGTGGGTATTGAAAGTGAAATGGAAGAAAGAAAATCTGATGcggaattttaaaaagaaaaaattaagatGATGATAACCAAATGAGTGTTAAAACCATTGTGCAAAACAACTTAAATTCTTTAAACGAGCTCAAAACACTTCTCATGACTTCTTTTATTTACTTTGGGTCAAAATACcaacattttatttgattacaCTAAATTCCAAcaaacactattttattttagcatgcatatatcatatatgtgtccATTCTGTATTCAAACACGAAAGTATACATGTGTATCGTAGGTGGAATAGTGATGAATGATGGAGTAGCTCAAAATGTTTAAACGATGGCTGTATACAAGTAGTAGTGACACCATATTTTCTATTGTTAACTTTTACTATCTAATGATAGAAGGGTACATTTTTACCGTAGGAGGTAAGCAGTTACAACTTATTACCAATCAAAACCCATCTACAGTTCATgtattatttgatcaaaaaaaaaaaatgtattatttgatcttatcacctagtaacataactaaaagaaaacatataacaGAAAAGTATAAAGGTCAAGAATGTGATATCACGAGTCAACATTACTATCTTGAAACTCACACTTATCTACTTATCTCTGTGTTCGTCGCTTTCTAATAATGTTAAAGGCCTTACACAAATTAGGCCGAAGCTCTAGATGTAGCTTTCGGTTtagttaaatattatataacaatTTCAGTTTGTACATAACAAATCATCAATTTGCCAACCTCTCTTGTATTACTTTTATACAGATGCATTGTACTCTTAGAACTACAATATAATACTTTTTCCGTTTTGTAAAGAATATCATTTTGACATTGTTTACACAAATTAAGAAATTACTAGaatgatttatgttttattaattacatctattaaataaatttgaaataaataaatttatttataaaactaatactTGTAGTGTTTgtatagtaaaaaaaatgttaacatgacattttttataaaacatatggAATAGTATTTAATATTCCTTCTGTTTCAATTTATTTGgtgtttaagaaatttttttttatttcaaaataaatgatgttttactattctaaataaaatttaatgtcatttgAAATTTATggccaattataaaatatcatattttttattggttgaaatatccTTTTAGAATTCATCCAAAATGATGTCGTTTTGATAATTAACAGATGACTAACATCTTTGcggtcaatatatatatatatatatatatatattacgcacgatatcatttttttcttaaactttgTAGTAGTGTGCATATTTTATATtgaactaaacaaaaattcaaaaatatcacATGAACTTTATAATTATGCATATTCTATATTGAACTAAACAAAAATACTACATGaactttcaaaataatgtttatatatatgacAGTCAAAAAGTGTTAATCATCCGtttaatttatcaaaacgaCATAATTTTATATACCATTATAGTGCATTTTACTCGTCGTGGTCCGTAGAAAAGTTGAATTTCCTTAGGGCCCATGTTCACGGCAGCCCAATCAAGAAGTAACGGTTTCTTGACTAATGACTCTTGTTGTATTCCAAGGCCGATTTCTGCCCATCAAAAGCCCGGTTTTACTTTTCGTTTCGTGTCACGTATCTGGGCGAAAATACCTAGGTGAAGTCAAACAACTCAGTCCCGATTGGGTTATTTAATCTTATCTCATCTGTTAAAGTATTCGACACCAAAAAAGGgaggggggggtgggggggtggGGGGTCAGTTTGGGTCAAATTCAGCATCTGGTTTGGCTAGTAATGAAGGCAAATATTTTCAACATAGCTTGTCTCGCACATCAATCatattgtataaataaatagcatactatttatcatttaaatatttgaaaatatttcttctttattttttctattattttttcaatttttttttttatcttatggcACACTTCCTGATTAATTTTACTGACCATGTTATATTTGATTGACACGTATAAAAATCTTAATTTAATTGGTTACGTGGTTTTGGAAAGAAATTTATGCAAGCCTTTTATTTCTCACCAGTTGTAATTATACAGAGGAAATCTTCTGCTATTAAATGTTGAGATTATGTACATTTATTTTCTGAGTTGTTCCATATAACACTTCATCTGtttgtcaaaagaaaaaaaaagacttcatTTGCTTCAAACCAAAATCCAAGAGACTACTAGctagaagaaaacacaaaaaatggATGAAGAAGGGACAATTTCCTCGGATTCAACGATGAGACGAAGAAAGCCTCTGGGTTGGAAAGCTATGCCTTACATATTAGGTAATTAACTATAATCACTGTCATTTGTGTTTTTGATTTTCTGGCTTTTGGTAAATCATAGATCAATCTATTTTGATGATGCAGCCAATGAGACATTGGAGAGGCTTGCTTCATTTGGACTGACGTCTAATTTCATGGTGTATATGGTACGAGAATATCATATGGATCAAGTCCAAGCTGCTGCTCTAATCAATACTTGGTCTGCTCTCACCAATTTCGCTCCAATCATTGGAGCTTTCATCTCCGACTCGTGCACCGGAAAATTTGTAACCATTGTTTTTGGTTCCATCTCTGAGTTGCTGGTAAAACATTTTCTTATGTTCTTTATATTCAATTCATGATGATATCATAGTATTTAATGAGATCTCTGATCGATTATATCCTTGCATGTTCGTTTGCGATTACATTGTTCTTGTCGATCACACACCAATAGACCTTCCTGATTCACTGGTTTACAAAAGTAGCAAATGCCAAACGTAAACAAGAGAAGCTTTCCGTTTGCATGTAGAATTTGCGTTCACACCTGATAAATTTACtcttaatatattattaatttaaaaaaaaacaaatgtaacGGCGAATGGAAACTGGCATGTGTCAATATCCTAAAACATGAATAAAATGTATTGTTTGGGTCCACGCTTGGTCTTGATGATTTTGGTAACTGACAAGAGTTAAAACTTTAAACAGGGCATGTTGGTTTTGACTTTAACTTCTCTGATCCCTACTCTACGACCACCACCTTGCACTACCGACCAAATCACCGGAACGTGTGTTCGCTATAGCGATCAACAATTATACGTTTTACTCTCAGGACTGTTCTTGTTATCAGTCGGAACAGGAGGAATCCGCTCGTGCAGTATTCCTTTTAGTCTCGACCAGTTCGACGATTCGACTGAAGAAGGAAGGGAAGGAAGTAGAAGTTTCTTCAGCTGGTACTATACAACTCATACAATAGTCCAGTTAATATCAATGACTCTAGTGTTGTACGTACAAAACAACATTAGCTGGGCCCTTGGATTCGCTATCCCGACCGCTCTCAATTTGTTTGCACTTGTTCTGCTTTTTGTGGGAGTTCggttttatgtatttattagaCCCGAAGGAAGTGTGATCTCTGGGATCTTCAAGGTTCTCGTGGATGCTTATGAGAAACGTAATGCACAGCCTCCATCTGAGATTGAACATTATCGACCGTTACTAGAGACAAGTTCGCAATCAAATAAACTGGTGCTCACTGATCAATTCAGGTAAAATTTATCCTTctattaactttttttctttgtagatTTAAAGTAAaggttgttttaaattttcaatataaacTTTGGCACAAGCATCTACATATGTAAATAAATGTTGTTACcgaacattaatttttttctttggttacAGATTCTTGAACAAAGCTGTGATAGTGATGAACAACGATGAAGCTAGAAATGAGGAGTGGAAAATTTGCACCATGAGACAGATAGAAGACATAAAGTCTATAATAAGCATAATTCCAATATTTGCCTCGAGTATTATAGGATTCTTGGCTATGAACCAACAACACACCTTCACGGTCTCACAAGCACTTAAAATGGACCTTCGATTTCCCGGTTCTTCTTACCTAATCCCTCCTGCTTCTATAACCGTAATATCCCTCTTAACCATAGGCATATGGCTTCCCTTCTATGAAACCGTTCTTGTCCGACACATTGAATACATTACAAAACAAGAAGGAGGCATCTCTTTACTCCAAAAAGTTGGGATTGGGAACTTTTTCTCCATATTGACGATGATTATATCGGGTATTTTGGAACGAGAGAGAAGAGATTTATCCCGTGCAGGGGTAAGCAGGTCGGTTTTCTGGCTAGCCCCGCAACAAGTACTAATGGGATTTTATGAAGTCTTCACCATTGTTGGTCTTACCGAGTTCTTCAACAAACAAGTTCCAGGCTATATGAGAAGCATTGGGAACTCGTTGCTTTACTTAGGTATGTCTTTTGCTAGTTACCTAAGCAGTGCGACGGTGAGCACTGTTCATAGTGTGACTGCCCGTGGAGGAAGACAAAGTTGGCTCACGGATGATATTGATACAGGCAAGttagattatttttattactttattgcTGCTTTAAgcactcttaatctcattttctTCTTGTGCTGTGCTAAAAGGTATCGTTATAGAAACATGTAATAATTTTGATTATACTGGCGCTCATTTGGATTCTGAATTGTGACTCATGGCATTTTACTAACGcgtgtttttaaaaaatgttagaaTCTGACATGTTTCAtgtgttggataattccaagctcgtagaaacttaacatattattagatgtttaatatgttaagataaacacaataaggaaacctagaaataggaaaaagaagtttctatttaggttaggattgtgttttccatatcccacatgttaaagggaattgactttcatataaatataggtctaatagagaggtgttccatatgatctaagtgaaacatattgagagctttagttttgagtagtttctaaagctaataagataagttgttcttataactctttgtgtttctaagagatctgaattggtatcagagcctcaggTTGGAGACTCGATCTAAGCTTAAGTTGTAGCTTAAGATCCTGGTGCTTGTGAACAAGAGATCGCGACGGCAAGATGGCTGACGTGACTAGGGCTCCACGCACGAAGGACTTTGGATCTACATCCATCCAATGTCCGATGTTGTCACCGACAAACTACATAGTTTGgtcgatgaggatgaaggttCTACTACGTGTTCATGAAGTGTGAGACACAATCGAACCCGGTTCAGATGATCAAAAGAAGAACGATGTTGCGATAGCTCTTTTGTTTCAATCTGTTCCAGAGACTTTGATTCTCCAGGTGGGAGAACAAACCGCATCAAAAGAGATCTGGAATGCCATCAAGCCGCGACACCTAGGAGCTGATCGTGTAAGGGAGGCGAGACTTCAAACGTTGATGACGGAGTTTGATAGGTTGAAGATGGATGATGGAGATACGGTCGATGACTTCGCGGGGAAGATATCGGGCCTATCATCCAAAGCAACCTCGTTGggagaaaacatagaagaatccaagatggtcaagaagttcttgaagggtCTTCCAAGACACAAGTATATCCAGATCGTAACATCACTTGAGCAAGTCCTAGATCTCAACTCGACGGGGTTTGAAGACATAGTTGGAAGGCTTAAGGCGTACGAGGAGCGTGTAGGAGAAGAAACTCAGAAAGAAGACCAAGGGAAACTGATGTTTTCAAACAATGAAGAGCATAGTCAGAGGGGCTATGAGAATTCCCGtggtagaggaagaggacggAACGGTAGAGGCAGAGGTCGAGGTAGGTCACACAACCAAAACCGTGCATCACACACCGAAGATAACAACTCGAAGAAGAATCGTTCaaagctgatatgttggagatgtGACAAGTCTGGTCACTACGCAAATGTCTGTCCAGAAAAgacagagaagaatcaagaaaccaACCTAAACGAGACAGAAGAGGCTGATGCACTCTATGTACACGAGGTGGTGTTTTTGAACGAAGATAAGGTGATTCCGAAGAATCTTGATATCGACAAAGGCAGTGCAAGTGTCTGGTATTTGGATAATGGAGCGAGCAATCACATGACAGGGAACAAGGAGTTCTTTTCGAGTTTGAATCTCAACACCAAAGGGAAGGTGAAGTTTGGTGATGGATCGTGTGTTGACATTGTAGGAAAGGGTGTGGTTACCTTTGAGTGCAAGACTGGAGAGAAGAAGGCACTCAAGGACATATACTACATACCCGATCTGAAGCACAATATATTGAGTCTTGGGCAAGCAACAGAAAACGGATGTGAGGTTAACATGAAAGATGTCTACTTAACACTCACAGATTCGCATGGAAGGTTGCTAGTTCATGTGACAAGATCTCCAAACCGTCTCTACAAGACCCCTATGGAGATAAGCTACCCGAAATGTTTACATGTCAGGGACGTAGATGCTACATGGaggtggcatgctaggctaggacataTAAGCTATGGAGTGATGAATAACATGGTAAGGAAGGAGATGGTCGTAGGAATGCCGTGTGTAACACACGAAGAAAGCGTGTGTGACACATGTCTCGCAGGGAAGCAGATCAGACAGTCATTCCCGACCAAAGCCATGTTTCGTGCGACAAAG
This Brassica napus cultivar Da-Ae chromosome C6, Da-Ae, whole genome shotgun sequence DNA region includes the following protein-coding sequences:
- the LOC106404991 gene encoding putative protein NRT1/ PTR FAMILY 2.14; protein product: MDEEGTISSDSTMRRRKPLGWKAMPYILANETLERLASFGLTSNFMVYMVREYHMDQVQAAALINTWSALTNFAPIIGAFISDSCTGKFVTIVFGSISELLGMLVLTLTSLIPTLRPPPCTTDQITGTCVRYSDQQLYVLLSGLFLLSVGTGGIRSCSIPFSLDQFDDSTEEGREGSRSFFSWYYTTHTIVQLISMTLVLYVQNNISWALGFAIPTALNLFALVLLFVGVRFYVFIRPEGSVISGIFKVLVDAYEKRNAQPPSEIEHYRPLLETSSQSNKLVLTDQFRFLNKAVIVMNNDEARNEEWKICTMRQIEDIKSIISIIPIFASSIIGFLAMNQQHTFTVSQALKMDLRFPGSSYLIPPASITVISLLTIGIWLPFYETVLVRHIEYITKQEGGISLLQKVGIGNFFSILTMIISGILERERRDLSRAGVSRSVFWLAPQQVLMGFYEVFTIVGLTEFFNKQVPGYMRSIGNSLLYLGMSFASYLSSATVSTVHSVTARGGRQSWLTDDIDTGKLDYFYYFIAALSTLNLIFFLCCAKRYRYRNM